A part of Cryptococcus tetragattii IND107 chromosome 3, whole genome shotgun sequence genomic DNA contains:
- a CDS encoding mitochondrial 54S ribosomal uL14m domain-containing protein — protein sequence MIGLKGILNVIDNTGALKVECINVLKVKTRLKSTGFATVGDEIVCVVNKARPIPANEVVKNPNASSNIQKIRKGDIRRAVVVRVKKTTQRPDGSVVRFDDSAAVLLNNKSEMLGTRIVGPVASELRKIKGGAGSGGKWEKIVMLAPKVV from the exons ATGATTGGATTAAAGGGTATCCTCAAT GTTATTGACAACACCGGAGCGCTAAAGGTGGAATGTATCAATGTCTTGAAAGTCAAGACAAGACTAAAGTCCACTGGTTTTGCCACCGTTG GGGATGAGATCGTTTGTGTCGTTAACAAAGCTCGTCCGATCCCCGCCAACGAAGTCGTTAAGAATCCCaatgcctcttccaacatTCAGAAAATCCGCAAGGGCGATATACGACGAGCAGTCGTTGTGCGCGTTAAGAAGACCACTCAACGGCCAGATGGAAGCGTGGTCAGATTCGACGACAGTGCTGCGGTTTTGTTGAACAACAAGAGTGAAATGTTGGGCACAAGGATTGTCGGGCCCGTAGCGAGCGAGTTGAGAAAGATTAAGGGTGGAGCGGGGAGCGGTGGGAAGTGGGAGAAAATTGTTATGCTGGCACCCAAA GTTGTTTAA
- a CDS encoding protein disulfide-isomerase domain, whose translation MRLSPYERVHSVRVNIISSAPLAPRLITAVLLPISAYAGMYGQPVLHLNSKTFKSVMANEHAAMVAFVAPWCGHCKNLGPEYTAAAQSLSPLIPFYAVDCDDASNRGLCAEYGIQGYPTIKGFPKAGKGAAKEYNGERKRGTLVEYAKGLVPERVKKLRVQGDIQSDVQSFLEEKSELPHVLLVHPSSPSIPFLWKVLAHRFSNKLHLGYIRDTTSHDVLSLLGIYDSADTTRDSTRVVAWSPGSQSGELVEYDGILKFNALLEWLQTTFPSAAPSNTKQKPVKAPQSTVKSNDKKQEQISTQAQNDAAARKAKLEEIERRDRARREKAAEAASAQAMVSEPEPEMEKAPTPVEDAADAAPEQVVEDTSLPAEEVEPKPMPEEAPEDEAAAGDVEVEKTEVVHEEL comes from the exons ATGCGGTTAAGCCCTTATGAACGCGTTCATTCAGTGCGCGTCAACATAATATCCTCAGCACCGTTAGCTCCTAGAC TAATAACAGCAGTGCTGTTGCCTATTTCTGCCTATGCAGGCATGTATGGCCAGCCtgttctccatctcaactCCAAAACATTCAAGTCCGTCATGGCCAATGAACATGCGGCG ATGGTCGCCTTTGTGGCACCATGGTGTGGGCACTGTAAAAATCTCGGACCCGAATATACCGCTGCTGCCCAATCACTTTCGCCTCTGATCCCGTTCTATGCTGTTGACTGTGACGACGCGTCCAACCGTGGGCTTTGTGCCGAATATGGCATTCAAGGATATCCAACTATTAAAGGCTTCCCAAAGGCTGGGAAAGGAGCTGCTAAGGAATACAATGgtgaaaggaagaggggtaCATTGGTGGAATACGCGAAGGGGTTGGTTCCCGAGAGAGtcaagaagttgagagtTCAGGGAGACATTCAGTCTGATGTGCAAAGCTTTTTAGAGGAG AAATCTGAGCTCCCGCATGTCCTTCTTGTTCACCCCTCGTCGCCTTCTATCCCTTTCCTATGGAAGGTTCTCGCTCACCGTTTTTCCAACAAG CTCCATCTCGGATACATAAGAGATACTACGTCACATGATGTTCTTTCATTGCTCGGCATCTACGACTCGGCAGACACTACTCGTGACAGTACACGAGTCGTGGCTTGGTCTCCTGGTTCTCAAAGCGGCGAACTTGTAGAATATGATG gcatTCTTAAATTCAACGCCCTCCTCGAGTGGCTCCAAACCACCTTTCCATCCGCCGCCCCTTCTAACACTAAGCAAAAACCGGTCAAAGCTCCTCAGTCAACCGTCAAATCGAATGACAAGAAACAGGAGCAAATTTCTACACAAGCTCAAAATGATGCCGCTGCCAGGAAGGCcaagttggaagagataGAAAGGAGGGACAGGGCcagaagggagaaggcggcCGAAGCTGCAAGTGCTCAAGCGATGGTCTCCGAGCCGGAACccgagatggaaaaggcgCCTACTCCTGTGGAGGACGCGGCGGACGCTGCCCCTGAGCAAGTCGTAGAAGACACTTCTTTGCcagctgaagaagtggaacCAAAACCTATGCCTGAGGAAGCGCcggaggatgaagcggCAGCGGGCGATGTGGAGGTTGAGAAAACTGAAGTGGTTCATGAGGAATTATAA
- a CDS encoding 60S ribosomal protein uL18 has product MPFVKVQKNDAYFSRYQVKPRRRREGKTDYQARRGLVSQAKNKYASPKYRLVVRITNKQVICQIVYAKLQGDVVFAHATSKELPRYGIKHGLTNWTACYATGLLVARRALTKLGLADKYEGVVEPTGELQLTEALGDDEPRPFKCYLDVGLRRTSTGARVFGAMKGASDGGVFIPHNEKRFPGYDPESKELDAEVLQKYIVGGHVAEYMESLEEEDDERFKKQFSSYLADGVGSDDIEEIYTNAYEAIREDPTFKPTEKDVAKWKAESLKYKTFKLTKEQKQERIQSKIAAYQAGKLDVEEDEE; this is encoded by the exons ATGCCCTTCGTCAAGGTCCAGAAGAACGACGCCTAC TTCTCTAGGTACCAGGTTAAGCCCcgaaggaggagagagggtaAGACCGACTACCAGGCGAGGAGGGGTCTCGTCTCCCAGGCCAAGAACAAGTACGCTTCCCCCAAG TACAGGCTTGTCGTTCGTATCACCAACAAGCAGGTGATCTGCCAGATCGTCTACGCCAAGCTCCAG GGTGACGTTGTCTTCGCTCACGCGACCTCCAAGGAGCTTCCCCGATACGGCATCAAGCACGGTCTCACCAACTGGACCGCTTGTTACGCTACCGGTCTCCTCGTCGCCCGACGAGCCCTCACCAAGCTCGGCCTTGCCGACAAGTACGAGGGTGTTGTTGAGCCCACTGGTGAGCTCCAGCTCACTGAGGCCCTCGGTGACGACGAGCCCCGTCCTTTCAAGTGCTACCTCGATGTCGGTCTCCGACGCACTTCCACTGGTGCCCGTGTCTTCGGTGCCATGAAGGGTGCCTCTGACGGTGGTGTCTTCATCCCCCACAACGAGAAGCGATTCCCTGGTTACGACCCCGAGTCCAAGGAGCTCGACGCCGAGGTCCTCCAAAAGTACATCGTCGGTGGCCACGTTGCCGAGTACATGGAGTctcttgaagaggaagacgacgagCG ATTCAAGAAGCAGTTCTCTTCCTACCTTGCTGACGGTGTTGGATCTGACGACATTGAGGAGATCTACACCAACGCCTACGAGGCTATCCGTGAAGACCCTACCTTCAAGCCCACCGAGAAGGACGTCGCCAAATGGAAGGCCGAGTCTCTCAAGTACAAGACCTTCAAGCTCACCAAGGAGCAGAAGCAAGAGCGTATCCAGTCCAAGATTGCCGCCTACCAGGCTGGCAAGCTCGAtgtcgaggaggacgaggagtaA